AATAGGAGGGTTAAAAATTAGGTTGAATGTGTACAGAAGAATTGCGATTCAAATTTGTATCCACTGATGTGTTGATATGAAAAATGAGAGATGTGCCTTATGTCTGCATTGCATTCACAGTGCTTTGCGCCACACAGTGAGCACTCTCAAAGTCTGTGAGCAAGACACTGCATCCCAGCCAGCCACCTCCTGAGGCTCTATCAGCCCTTGACCCTGTTCTCTGACCTTCCTGCAGAGGGGCCAAGTGAAGAGAGCAGaaggacaaataaataaataatgctaaaGACACTGCAGATATTCTGAGAGATGGAGGCGGAGGGATACAGTATTAGGGATGGAGGAGGCGGAGACAGACAGGCACCATACAGCTGACAAATTGTGTTTGAAATAGATGCTGCTGCTATTTCCTCCTGATCTGAATGTGCTGACATGTTAATAGTCGAAGGGCAACGCTACTGAATAACagacaattaaaacacaaatagaTAGAAGATATAACTGTATGCCATTCAAGTGTTTACATCGCACTGTGTCTGAGGCAATCGGAGTgctttaagttatttttatgcatTTAGAAATTACACATTTCTATGATTCACTTTAATCAGATGAGACTGAGCAGCTGCACAGACAGATTTGATTTTATCAATTCAGCGCTGGCTGACGGAGTCACTCATGAAAGTCAtgaggcgttttttttttttttttcctgtggaaCAGTGTAGCGCAGATTGATTTGCCGGGAGGAAAGGTGAAGGAAAAGAATAGGCATGTCACTCAACAATAGGCCCATCACTACTTCTGTCTCAGATTTCCGTGGACCTTGCAAAGCCTGGCAGGTGACCGGGTGAGACATGCGAGACTCCCCGCTCACCTGAGCTCACCAGCCGTTGCCATGCCAACAGAGGATGTGGCCGCAGGGCAtgacggctgtgtgtgtgtgtgtatagattTGTGCCAACCCCTGGTAATACTTGGAGAGGCTGTGTCACTCTGATAGTGCTTCACAGAATACATACTGTGCTGCGTCATTGAAAAGACACGATGCAACTGTAGATACAAATGAATACAGTTTAAAGTTATTCATAGGCTTAACTGAATAAAATGTATCCTCAGTATGTCCATTATGTGATAGGTGCAAATTTGCTGAAGGATAACTTGCTCATTTATTTTGGCTTTGTCCCATTTTGCATGATTATTGGCTTAAAGTATTcatattattttcagttttgttttttttcaacaatatttttataatgcttttaaacacaaacacagacaaaaccaacaatacaccaacacacagtgGCCACAAGGACTAAACACCAGACTTAGATCCCCAACACACAGTATACATAGCACATCATATACTCAAAGAGATGATTGTACACAATCATATATGTAGTTGAAAATATCAAAgcatctatgtatgtatatgtataaggATAAGGAGGCGCTTAGTCCGTTACAGTTGATCGCAATCGacactgatgcaacaacaaaactagtggtgaggtgaggagattgcaactagctgaagcctctcccgtgtgccaagcgtgttgggaGAGCTACATTGGCTGatgcgaaaacgtgaatggccctctctagagccagttggagcagggtcagtgcgtagagtgtgtgtgtatgtgggaagtgagtggtgaagcaagagagtgagagtggcgacgacgggagcgagtaaggttatcgactccggctttggacactgatgcaacaacaaaacattttaagaaaaataagaaaacaaaacaaataagtcgGCAAATAAATATCTCGCCTTACGACCCAAAAATGTCACTTAGCGAATTTTCAATATTGCAATCTATCAGACCCTTTAgtacaatattttatttttagtttttcaccagcatttttaaaaaaggatgtCCAAGTCTTAAAGAAATCAcccattttacatttaaatctgtatgtTAGATATTCCATTGGTATTAGCTCAAATATCAGTTTATGCCACCCCACaattgttggtgttttttttatgtttattgggttttcttattttcacaaacacaattttttttttttttttttttttaaagtgatccAACCAGATCTGTTCTTGGCAATCTTTAGTTGTTCTAAGATGACAAAGAATTAAAGGGGGACATGGTTGCAGCCCCCAGATTAGAAATCCTTAAATTCtcagtttttaaatgttttttttttctcattcaaACAGATCAGAAACATGTTTCAGATGTTCGGGGGCCTTAGAATGACCCTACAGTGAAATTAAAGTCTTTCTTTTAACCATCAATGACTCTTCATCTGAAGGATTTAGAGGTAAAATACACTGCTTAAATCacactttctgtcttttttgaAGGAAATGTCACACAAATACAAGATAATGCcttttttagctgtgtttttaaCCAGGAGGACAATGATGATGTTCTAAGGCATGAGCTATATCAAGCTATATCAGTACTTGTTAGTGGGATAAAAGATATTGCTAGTTTAGTTTTTCGAACAGTATTTGTTGATAGTCAAAAAGATAAGTAACGACAGCCTCATTCTTTAACAGGGTATTACTTTTTGGATGGATAAAATAAAGATGAAACATTAATAGATTTcaaattctcattttaaagGGGGTTTGTAGATTAATATGTGTAAACTTAAGGACTTAAGCATcaataaattgtttttaaataggCTGGTAATTACTATATATCTGAAGAAGATATACAGTGGCAAATAACATGTTTGTTATGCATGAGCAGTAACATCTCAGCTGCCTGCTGAAAAGCTGGTAAAGTGGACTGTGTGCTGATTTCTGCCCTCTCTGGAGGAAGATGTCTTCCTGTCATACTGCTAATGAGTATATGCCTCCTAATGAGCACAAACCATAATTAGCATATATCCAATTACTTCATAGCTCAGGTTCCAGGCTCTATTCAACATCTAGTGTGGTGGTGGGAGCAGCTGGAAGTGAATGCTTGAATTGAACTATGCTTGGTCGTGTAGAGAAATTAAGCTAACACTGTCTTTCTGGTTCATTAGATTACAAGTATTTTGGGTAATAAAGTGTTTGTATGGTTTGCAAGCATTGATTCACTTTACAAATATCTTCCCTCAATAGAGGCTTTAGAAAAAACATATCATGAATGTGCTGTTTGAGAGTGTCTCCATTCATCAATTTGTTGTTTCTGTTGTGGTCACGCCTCCTTTGTTGTGAGAGGCTGTTTCCTGGCGGTGCATTCACAGATGAATCTTATCATGAATTATCTTTCCTGATTAGTGTCTGTGCCTCACCTGTATGTTTAAAACAGGCATTACTGCTCGAGTGCTTACGCTGATGATGGCTTATAGCTTAAacgcgtttttgttttttttgcccagaATAAACTAAGAGAGAccctttatctgtgagtgccagtgatttgtttcttctgtaATCAAGTGTCGTCTCTTTCTATATAAAGACAGCAGCTCAAGTTTGTGCCTcatgtattatattatcattacatTCGAGTCAGAGATAAGCGTCAGATagttacaaaataaatatacaccAACCAATCAATGAAAAACCCAGAACGTTGTTTAAcaacacttaaaggtcccatattgtaaaaaagtgaaattaaaagtacaaattaaaaaatgaatgagtaaataaataactgaaatgcaaagggaaaatcatgcagaagtaaataaatgcagaaatacatacattaaaaaataaatataaaaaggatgaataaataaaaaaataatgctaaaataaatttaaaaatgtataaaaataaatgcataaataaataaaagggaaaattaagcAGAAGCGTAAATCAATAAGAGAATGAATACtgagataaataaacaaagaagaaaattaaaacattaatatcaatttatgtcacatttattttatcaataattatttttaatattatttttgctacatttaatgacatttatttatttatcaagtcatttatttatttgttaatttattttttattttggcaggttttgtACTCCATACAGAACAGCTTTAACTGTTAAACGAAGATCGTTGGGTGATTATTTTCCAGAATATCGGACACTCTTTACTCAAACATAAAGGCAATAATACATGAGGAACAACATGGGGCTATAAAGACAAATGATTATGTCTCGTTGGTCGACtataaatgtgacattttacatGCTGAGAGACTCAAATCAGTGTCTGTGACTGACTTTGACCCAGGAGGTAATGTTAGCAGGTTTCCACATGGAAGAATGCAAATTGAATTGGCTACCATTCCCAGCCTAGGAGCAACAGCAATCTGTGCTGCTCAGCCACTAGTACTTCCACAGGAGACACAAAAAGAGGCTTTAATGTTCAGCAGTCTACATCAAATAGCTGCAAAGTCTGAAAGTGAGCTCTGAGCAGTCTAACACAAGTTCAACGACCAATTACAAAGCTTTCACTTAAGAAGAGTGACATTTTGTGGCATTAAGACGGCAGTTTCGAGTGGAAGGCTTGCTGTTTTCAAAATCTCTGACCTCGGTAATTTAATGCCATTCCACTTTCCATCCAGACAACAACGAGTGGTAAAAGCATGTGGAAAGTGCTGCAAATGACACCCACTTTGACCCATTTACTGTACTGTTCAGTACGAATCGACTGGAGGAGAAAGGCCATTCCAGCATGAACAAATGTTTAATGTAAAGACGATGAGTCTAGATTCCGTTTAATTAAGTATTGATTTCAAAAGCAAATAGCAGCCTCTATTACCTGACTTTCCactcattttgtttgtttatttgccttCGAGAACGCCGGTGGAAAGGAACAATCTATTATCGTAAATAAACGGATTATTAGAAGCTTACTGTCATCGTTATTCAAAAGCTTTTCAGCTGCAAGGCAAGGCCACTTCCTCGGAGTAATTCATCACTGTACACCGCTATGCCACTGACGTAGTCATTTAGGATTTGATTCTTTGCATATCCCTCTGAGACACACATACGTAAGTGCACCACAGCAGCCGGAAGTAGGTAGGACTGTCCTATTATGCAAGGACATTTTGACAAGTAGACACTTGGCTGATATGGGAGACTCATGGGATCACTAATTAATCCCTTGATTTAGTGATGCCCCATTAGTAGCCAGTGTAGCGGTCTAGAGCCCTCAATACTTCATCACGTCCATTTGATTCCTTAATAACTATCTGACACATTGTTCCCTGCCAACACACTACAAGCTCTTAGCTCATTTAATTTAATGGTAGTCTGGAGGAGCTTGTAAGAGCCTGGCTGTGTTTGAGAGACCGCTGGatggacaaggagaggagaattTAATTATCTCCCGCTGCCTCTCAGACATGTCTTGGATCAACATATGTGCCGGCTggggaagagaaaaagaaagcaaaaaccCACAGAGATTTTCAGACTACCTTTGGATCAAGTGTGAAATTGTTGCCATGGTTGACTGGTGCACTTGCGTCGATTCAGCACTCTCGAGTGTCGGAAACAATAGGAAGCAGACATTTTGGTGAAATGACTCATTAAACTatgaaaactagggctgtcaatcgattaaaatatttaatctaaaTAAATGTCATGATTGCCCACAgttaattgcaataaattgcacattttttatctgttgaaaatgtacctttttaatggagatttgtcaagtatttaatactcttatcaacatggaagtgaaaattgccatgccagtttttcctcaccaaaatttaggctttaagtttggagcgttatttagcctccttctcgacaggGTAGTatgattcctttggttttcaagtttcatataatgcaggtatcttcactgtagatgttgttgttgctcttTACAAAGCTCTATCTCCCTGAGCTCTCTTTCATTCAGTCCTTTTTTAGTTATAGTACATTTACTACTGTCGATCCTGAGGATTTTAAGAAGTTTGGATCAAGCTTGATCCACAGCCAGCTGTCCCTGAACCACTGGCATGCTAGTACTCTACCAATCATCCAGAAGGAGTTCATGTAAACACCACTTTGATCCCTCTCAATGACGTCAACCACACAGACCCACAGTCAGAATAAAAGAGCCTTACTTTTGAAAGGAGGAGAGCAATTCTGACAACAGTAGCGATCTGTGAGGCTATAAGGAGTTTGTGCCAAAGACAATGTTTGTTGTCGGTAAAGCTCGCATGCTGCGGGGGCAGTGAGAGTTCAAAGTTAGCACACCAACTGTCACCTGTTGGGGGGGAAACACACCACCCACTCACGCACCTGTGTTTCTATTTAACCGCAAATAGGAGGTAGAAAGGCAACAAGCAAGGCAGGTTTTACTTTGTCCttttattactgtaaaaagaCGATACAtaaagaacatttttaaaacatgtttaaaatggaaatatcaACTTTTTCAGTGATTTTGCACTGATAACTTTCCCCCTATGTAACAACTTGTGCTGAATCTAAAATCTAATACATGAAAATTAAAATCTTGTTACAAAGAATTTGCTGTATGTATGGTTTATAATGAATGCCATTTCCGTAATGGAACAATTCCAGTATTTTGATGATATAAAGGTATATAAAATCACATATGAAGTAGAGCATTATATACTACACAGTGCATAACTAGCATCCCCGAGATTTATACAAATTCCAATCTATTTTATAATGATAAAATGGTTTTCACATATAAAAAGGCACAGCGCTTTCATGTATTCTGTTCATTTTCATGCCAGTATGCATGGTTTATGACTGAAACAGATCACAGATGGCCAGGTGTGTTTTAGACACAGACAGGGCTGGGTACAGAGGGTCAGTAAAGCTGTGCTTGTAGGAATGCATTAAAGCTAGACTGCCCCCTGGTGTCACATTAAAGAATGATAAAATACCCTCCTCAAAGTCGAGGAACACTCCTACCCTCTCCAGCCCGTCTGCGTCCAGAGGAACCGTCACCTTGTTGTGCAGAGCTTCCACCTTCTTCTTGTCGCAGGCCAGGCACCAGGAGTACGGGTTGAAGCCCAGACGAGAGTTGTCCTTTTGGCCTTTCCTCTCTATCTGAGCCTCGCACAGCCCCACCTTCCAGCGGCCCTCGTCCACAGACACGTTCACCTCCCAGTACCAGCAACCCCCCTCCAGGGGACAGGAGGCCAGGACCTGTGGGAAGGAGCTGAAGCGAGCCTCGTGCTCGGTATAGGCCTGCTGGGCTTCGCTGTAGGTCACCCTCCTGTTGttatcagacagctgcagcttgAGATGGGCTGTATCTGCATCCAAGGTGGGGGCCGTACCATCTGTACACAGGAAAGGAAATTAAAGAAGGATTTAGATGAGAAGACTAATTGAATATGACACCTTTGGGCCGACAGGATGCATTTAGTCTTTTGGTTTAATTAGCCGTGATTCACGAGTGAGTGGAAAGTAAACAGGTGTATTGTCTCACAGAGCAGTCTGTAGAGGTCTCTGTATTTGTCTGGCACAGTGATGACGACTGTGTCCAGACGTTTCTCGGTCCACCTCTGCAGACACTTCAGCCGGGCCTGATCCACTTCCTCTGGAGCCTCGAACTGGTCCACACGGCTCCCCATGCTACTAGCCCTGGTGAGGGAAAGCAGAGGGACTATTAAAGTCTATTAAACTTCATTATTCCTTAATGACCTCAAAAGGAGGCATACGGACAGTtacaacaaacagaaacaaagtaaagtgGACAGCAGCACTTCTTGCAATAaagaaaataagtaaaaacaatATGCCGAGGCGTGTACGAAGGAGTGAATGTGTCTTtcatctcgagagctgccacttctatgcagagCATTGCAGACTTTTGGTTGTCgaagttttttcactttaaCTCGGCACTAATCTACTTTacacacaaatcccttctccacTTTATCTCAAATGACTTTATGAACGCCAATATTTCTGTGGActatatttagcatattctgtgtgTTATCTTTGGcgcagatgtcaagcaaacatcggacttctgcagaagtccaggtcagtccttttccactcatgttaacctgtcgttagCCTGtctccatctcaacaaatgcccgctTCACTGGGACCAAAACAACTGGTCCtagaccacctctcgcaagtggtctcggaccggttgttttggtccgcaccagagtacgattactgtgttcacaactgcccaaacgagCCGCACCGAAGTTTGATTAAAAAGGACTAAATGTTGggttgtgaaagcgcccttaaagcttctgtgaaaaaaaaaaggacacacAAAAACCCCATTATACAGCAACCCCAACAGACTGCAGCGGTTATTACTGCAGTGTTATTATGCCTGTCAACATAtcatttccatttatttctTTTGATCTGTGCATAGCCTATCTTAAGGTAGCAGAAATGATGGCTTGTTCATAAAAACTGAAGACATAACTATTCAAGTGTTGATTCACCAAAATATAAACACGCAAAAAAAATTTCCTCACTTACTTCTTGTGGTATCCAGCCATGCAGAtagctttgttttattttgcccAGGTTTTAAGATATCCATCTCTGAGATTTGTGCCgcaaatgtaattttgtttgTACTCGCAGCACTATaataatttcactttaaaaaatTCAATAACAACATCTCTGTCCAGAATCAGTATCCCTGATTATCCCTGGATAATCCACAGGACACAGATTTCATAGGGACAGATTTCATAGGGACAATTTCTACGGAAGAAAGTAGTTCCAGGCAAAACTGTTCACAGCGAGGTCTGTCCAGAGTTACAGGAGCACTGCTTCTTTAAAAAGGCACGCTAAATGTAATTCTTCAATGCTGTCGGCACCATAAACAACATTCAATTAAACAGATACTGGGACTGGAGACAGAGATAGATGTCTCAAAACCTTGACACTTACTTCTGCGTGGCTATACCCCACTAGAGGTAAGTGAGAAAACATGTTTCTTTGGAATAAGGGTGAACCGACCCTGAAGGACTTTCATAAAATGTTCATACAGGCTTTACATACTGAAACTATGCTTTTGTTGGTAGCACATTTAGCTACAGTATTGGCATGTTCAACAAATCATCTCTTTACATGCAACTAGGTCAAAGTTGAGATGAAATCACTTACAGTTTGGCGACCTTGCTGTATTCCTGTCAtgtgagaaagaagaaaaagactgttagtgttagtgttcaTAAGCCAATAATAGATCTTCTATTTCTACCATCAAACAAACGGGTTTTTCTCCTAACATCCAACACACCATAATGAAGACTTGGTCCTGAATGCGTTTGTCTCCCTTGGCATCAGCCAGCCCCTCCAGGGTGTGGAGGCCCTGCTGGATGGACTGCAGGGAGCTCTGGAGGTGGTCGAGTTTCTCCTCTAGTCCCCCCAGAACCCTTTTCTCCTCCTTGGTCACACACTGAAGAGCTgattgctcctcctcctccagggccTCTCTGATGGCTCCGTACTGCTGCTGCACTCCGGCTCGAGCCTCACTTAAAACCACCTACACAGACAAGAAGTAAATCAACGTCATGTAATGCAACACTCTCCATTGCtaaaaggctcttctcattgAAGTTAGAGGAATCTAATGTCCAATTATTTGTCTACCGTGCAACCAACaggaaataaatgtgaaaatctgaatttaagatTATATTTTCTCAAGCAATATGAACTTCAAACCAACTTTAAAtagtaaaacatttaaatattgcTAATGTATGTCATGAATCTGACTTTTATAAATCTTGAATGTGTAATTAACTACATGTGTTACCATATCTTCAACTCACAACACAATTTAAGACGTGCCATGGAGATCACCGTGTATGTTCATACGAAGgttgtgatatgtgtaaataataaaataattatatagCAAGTTTTGTCTTTAAGCTTTTTGGGCGTAACCTATAGTAACAATAATTGCCCAAAATGATGTAAAGTTGCATATTTATAAGtgaaaaaccttcaaattttcttgggGGAGTCCCCCCAAatccaatatctcctagtagtCAATCTTTAATTCACTGTAGAAATTTAGAATGAAATAATGATTGCTGATACCAGCCCATAaagtctgaagaagagcatCTGCTTGAACCATCACTAACtaagatgtgccaataaattgcacttaaaaGGAGGTAGAGTGTGCGGGCCTTCTTCTACATTTTTCATAGCTGTCTTCTGGTCCAGTACCGGCCTACTGTGGTTTTGGATGTGCTTGGTGTATGGTTTTACATTGTTTGATACTGGCCCATACACATGCCAACATGTGACATGTGGCACCTGTTTTttcccacttcaagcactgtgCATTTAGTGAGAACTAAAGAGTTAACTCTCTTACTTTGGAGGTTTCTTTCTTCTGTGTGAGTTCAGTCACTCTGCTCTTCACTTCCTGCTCAGTCTCCTGCAGTTGCTTGATTTCGTCTTTTAGGTTTCCCTGGAGGAGGAAAAACATgcacaaagataaaaaaagaagaaaaaaaaagtcacttttatttattgttatggCTAAGTTTACATCTATCTCAACTTTAACCACAACTACTGTGTATCTAGAGTGTATGTGGTGCTGTACAATCACTACTCACCCTgagctctctctctgcctccctgaTGCTGATGCAGACGTGGTCGCGGTGCGAGCCAATGACCGTACAcaccgtgcacacacacactacacactgccgACAGTAGATACGGTTCATCTCCTGGTGCTCCTGGCACCTCCAGGGAGAAAAATCCTCCATGGGAGGAACCAGGGTGTGATTCTGGAAGACGGGAGAGTCCAGGTGGGGACGCAGGTGCTCTGAACACATGGAAGCTCCGCACACCAGACAGGTCTTCACAGCGGATTGACACCTAGCTCTGGGGCAATAATGGCAGGGCACAGGGCTGGCATTTTTGCTCTCTGACCCCGGGAAGATGCCAATACTACTTGGGGATCCTGGA
The nucleotide sequence above comes from Sebastes fasciatus isolate fSebFas1 chromosome 4, fSebFas1.pri, whole genome shotgun sequence. Encoded proteins:
- the LOC141766069 gene encoding tripartite motif-containing protein 14 yields the protein MGNTSDTPTSCPLCNELTGDPVTLKCNHRFCQRCIGDLWSVTPNGPYHCPEWRCKTVYHTLPFDSKRSFTNSRWAQPRSAAGTSSNDEQNTSNSTLQRPSLSSRLLGKRKASTSVSEQPDTKRSTVASPRVLFNETPTTSFSDKPWPFTSVEESKKAVHPEPTQSERGDGTSSSDNSNSKAVPASDVMHMDISIEQNQRKSEEVISLDDSDTSNEVDICDAPALSTPRKDTQVAGINASVNSDSSPGFSTPSKFKSPLISTKHPADAPGSPSSIGIFPGSESKNASPVPCHYCPRARCQSAVKTCLVCGASMCSEHLRPHLDSPVFQNHTLVPPMEDFSPWRCQEHQEMNRIYCRQCVVCVCTVCTVIGSHRDHVCISIREAERELRGNLKDEIKQLQETEQEVKSRVTELTQKKETSKVVLSEARAGVQQQYGAIREALEEEEQSALQCVTKEEKRVLGGLEEKLDHLQSSLQSIQQGLHTLEGLADAKGDKRIQDQVFIMEYSKVAKLASSMGSRVDQFEAPEEVDQARLKCLQRWTEKRLDTVVITVPDKYRDLYRLLYGTAPTLDADTAHLKLQLSDNNRRVTYSEAQQAYTEHEARFSSFPQVLASCPLEGGCWYWEVNVSVDEGRWKVGLCEAQIERKGQKDNSRLGFNPYSWCLACDKKKVEALHNKVTVPLDADGLERVGVFLDFEEGILSFFNVTPGGSLALMHSYKHSFTDPLYPALSVSKTHLAICDLFQS